The following are from one region of the Flavobacteriaceae bacterium UJ101 genome:
- a CDS encoding glucose-1-phosphate thymidylyltransferase (Belongs to the UDPGP type 2 family.; KEGG: pca:Pcar_0276 glucose-1-phosphate thymidylyltransferase) codes for MKIIVPMAGRGSRLRPHTLTVPKPLIPIAGKPIVQRLVEDITEVLNEKVEEIAFIIGDFGKEVEDDLITIAERLGAKGTIYQQDQPLGTAHAIHCAKDSLEGPVVVAFADTLFTADFKIDADSDGVIWVKQVDDPSAFGVVKLDDDGFITELIEKPQTPVSDLAIIGIYYFKDGNALKNELQYLIDNKVIVNGEYQLTDALENLKEKGTQFIPGKVNEWMDCGNKKVTIETNSKTLKLKDGVEQLIDESALIEDTLIIPPCYIGEGAVIKNSKIGPYVSVGKRTRIEDCNITESLIQKDTVITNANLNKAMIGNNATYVGVARNVSLGDYSVLDFKEND; via the coding sequence ATGAAAATTATTGTTCCAATGGCAGGACGCGGATCTAGACTTCGTCCTCATACTTTAACCGTACCAAAACCATTAATTCCTATCGCAGGAAAACCAATTGTACAACGATTAGTTGAAGATATCACGGAGGTTTTAAATGAAAAAGTAGAAGAAATTGCTTTCATTATAGGAGATTTTGGAAAAGAAGTAGAAGATGATTTAATTACGATAGCAGAACGCCTTGGTGCAAAAGGGACTATCTACCAACAAGATCAGCCTCTAGGAACTGCACATGCGATTCATTGTGCAAAAGATTCTCTTGAAGGACCTGTTGTGGTGGCTTTTGCCGATACGTTATTTACAGCTGATTTTAAAATTGATGCTGATTCAGATGGTGTAATTTGGGTAAAGCAAGTAGATGATCCAAGTGCCTTTGGTGTAGTAAAATTAGATGATGATGGGTTTATTACAGAATTGATTGAAAAACCTCAAACACCTGTTTCTGATTTGGCTATTATTGGAATTTATTATTTTAAAGATGGGAATGCTTTAAAAAATGAATTACAATATTTAATTGATAATAAAGTTATTGTTAATGGAGAGTATCAATTAACAGATGCATTAGAAAATTTAAAAGAAAAAGGAACCCAATTTATTCCAGGAAAGGTAAATGAATGGATGGATTGTGGGAATAAAAAGGTAACGATTGAAACCAATTCAAAAACATTGAAATTAAAAGACGGTGTTGAACAATTGATTGATGAGTCTGCTTTAATTGAAGATACTTTGATTATTCCTCCTTGCTATATTGGAGAAGGAGCTGTAATTAAAAATTCAAAAATTGGACCGTATGTTTCTGTAGGAAAAAGAACGCGTATAGAAGATTGTAACATTACCGAATCTTTAATTCAAAAAGATACAGTTATTACCAATGCCAATTTAAATAAAGCCATGATTGGGAATAATGCAACTTATGTAGGTGTTGCTCGTAATGTAAGTTTGGGAGATTATTCGGTATTAGATTTTAAAGAAAATGATTAA
- a CDS encoding sec-independent protein translocase protein TatA (Part of the twin-arginine translocation (Tat) system that transports large folded proteins containing a characteristic twin-arginine motif in their signal peptide across membranes. TatA could form the protein-conducting channel of the Tat system; Belongs to the TatA/E family.) → METLTILGWFGGQEILIIAIIVLLLFGGRKIPELMKGLGSGIKEFKNATKEEAEEQEKVEEKETK, encoded by the coding sequence ATGGAAACATTAACTATATTAGGCTGGTTTGGAGGTCAAGAGATTTTAATCATAGCCATTATCGTATTATTATTATTTGGAGGTAGAAAAATTCCTGAGTTAATGAAAGGACTAGGTTCTGGAATTAAGGAATTTAAAAATGCAACGAAAGAAGAGGCTGAAGAGCAAGAAAAAGTAGAGGAAAAAGAAACAAAATAA
- the dut|DUT gene encoding DUTP diphosphatase (This enzyme is involved in nucleotide metabolism: it produces dUMP, the immediate precursor of thymidine nucleotides and it decreases the intracellular concentration of dUTP so that uracil cannot be incorporated into DNA; Belongs to the dUTPase family.; KEGG: bth:BT_3461 dUTP pyrophosphatase) has translation MKINIINKSKHELPSYETIASAGMDLRANIEDDIVLKPLERKLIPTGLFMAVPVGFEAQVRPRSGLALKKGITCLNSPGTIDADYRGEIGVILANVSNEDFVVKDGMRVAQMVIAKHERAEWEEVTNLDETERGAGGFGSTGV, from the coding sequence ATGAAAATTAATATTATAAATAAGTCCAAGCATGAATTACCATCTTATGAGACGATAGCTTCTGCTGGAATGGATTTGCGTGCGAATATAGAAGACGATATAGTTTTAAAACCATTAGAGAGGAAATTGATTCCAACAGGTCTTTTTATGGCTGTTCCAGTTGGTTTTGAGGCTCAAGTTCGCCCAAGAAGTGGTTTAGCTTTAAAAAAAGGAATTACATGCTTAAATTCTCCAGGAACGATCGATGCTGATTATCGTGGTGAAATTGGCGTGATTTTAGCTAATGTTTCAAATGAAGATTTTGTTGTAAAAGACGGAATGCGTGTAGCTCAAATGGTTATTGCAAAGCATGAGCGTGCTGAATGGGAAGAGGTTACCAATTTGGATGAAACAGAAAGAGGAGCTGGAGGATTTGGAAGTACAGGAGTATAA
- the gpsA gene encoding glycerol-3-phosphate dehydrogenase (NAD(P)(+)) (Belongs to the NAD-dependent glycerol-3-phosphate dehydrogenase family.; KEGG: lca:LSEI_0947 glycerol-3-phosphate dehydrogenase (NAD(P)+)) — protein sequence MFIFAFMNSKIGVIGNGSWATAIVKMLTETQDEIYWWFRSRTSAKYLLENEHNPNYLSSVEFDLEMLKVTTDINEIVSQCDYLILAVPSIYVTNAFKKLTIPLDNKFIFSAIKGIVPEDNMIVGDFLHKKYDVDYKNIGVISGPCHAEEVAMERLSYLTIACKQESQAQFIAQALSSDFIKTKISDDIFGTEYGTVLKNIYAIAAGIAHGLGYGDNFQAILMSNAIREMENIVQQVHPIDRNINNSAYLGDLLVTGYSFFSRNRMLGNMLGKGYTVRSAILEMSMVAEGYYASKGIHKIVKSKNINAPISETVYRILYKEKNPKREFEKLCDVLD from the coding sequence TTGTTTATATTTGCCTTTATGAATTCAAAAATTGGTGTCATAGGGAACGGTAGTTGGGCTACGGCAATTGTTAAAATGCTAACGGAAACTCAAGATGAAATTTACTGGTGGTTTCGTTCAAGAACTTCTGCTAAATATCTATTAGAAAATGAACATAACCCTAATTATTTAAGTTCTGTTGAATTTGATTTAGAAATGCTTAAAGTCACAACGGATATCAACGAAATTGTTTCTCAATGTGATTATTTAATTTTGGCAGTCCCTTCTATTTATGTAACCAATGCTTTTAAAAAACTAACTATTCCATTAGATAATAAATTCATTTTTTCAGCTATCAAAGGTATTGTCCCTGAAGACAACATGATTGTAGGGGATTTTTTACATAAAAAATATGATGTTGATTACAAAAACATTGGTGTGATTTCAGGTCCATGTCATGCTGAAGAAGTAGCTATGGAACGTTTATCATATTTAACCATTGCATGTAAACAGGAAAGTCAAGCACAATTTATAGCTCAGGCTTTATCTTCTGACTTTATTAAGACCAAAATTTCAGATGATATTTTTGGAACTGAATACGGTACTGTTTTAAAAAATATTTATGCTATTGCAGCAGGAATTGCACATGGGTTAGGTTATGGAGATAATTTTCAAGCTATTTTAATGTCTAATGCGATTCGTGAAATGGAAAACATTGTACAGCAAGTTCATCCAATCGACCGAAACATCAATAATTCAGCTTATTTAGGAGATTTATTGGTAACAGGTTATTCTTTCTTTAGTCGTAATAGAATGCTTGGAAATATGCTTGGAAAAGGTTATACTGTTCGTTCTGCTATTTTGGAAATGAGTATGGTTGCAGAAGGTTATTATGCTTCTAAAGGGATTCATAAAATAGTAAAAAGCAAAAACATTAACGCTCCTATTTCTGAGACTGTTTATCGTATTTTATATAAAGAAAAAAATCCAAAACGCGAATTTGAAAAACTTTGTGATGTCTTAGACTAA
- a CDS encoding membrane-bound lytic murein transglycosylase D (Murein-degrading enzyme. May play a role in recycling of muropeptides during cell elongation and/or cell division (By similarity); Belongs to the transglycosylase Slt family; Contains 2 LysM repeats.): protein MLCHSIVLPYMRNTILYLCIVYSAIAIAQVPSASTGENRITPLSVEKKEANRIYLSNADRQYLEGVNSQWSERLNQTLLYNDYASNNADVIKTIDPVLLKNRLEKLNNETPLDIEYNEVVQAYVQKYLKMGPWMGKVMGLAEYYFPLFEDKLAKYNIPLEIKYLAIVESTLNPRAGSHKGAIGLWQFIHSTGKMYDLEINSYVDERMDPLKSTEAACQYLERHYKIYGDWDLVLAAYNSGAGNVNKAIKRSGGYKNYWNIRRYLPRETQGYIPSFIAMTYLFEYAKEHNLKPSRLDVSFYETDTVLVKNKLSFSNVSKFTGVPYEKIEFLNPQYKNDYIPRKSGKQYALRLPQSDISKFVGQENYIYSMTAQAERAKEQPIEKSSPKKEEAGTFTLVEVERTHQVKENETMAMIANQYGVGISDIIAWNDLSGATVSPGQELTLRTKIKKYKETPKVVENSTSSKATTPTVKKKATSTKPKGKKQYYTVKKGDILAKIATKYGVSQSNIKSWNKLKSSNLYAGQKLTIYSNKVVKDKITHKVRKGESLGLLASKYNVNVSDIKNWNKLKSSTLKIGQALVIYPGKKGKSKSTTSSKGKKTTHTVKKGEVLGTIANRYKVSVSDLKKWNNLRSNNLKVGQKLIVYGGKSSSTSSKKSSSKNKKGPIYHTVKSGESLYTIAKKFPGISADNIKALNGLKSTNLKVGQKLLIKK, encoded by the coding sequence ATGCTTTGTCATTCCATAGTATTACCTTATATGAGAAACACGATTCTATATTTATGTATTGTATACTCCGCTATCGCTATTGCGCAAGTTCCTAGTGCTAGTACCGGAGAAAATAGAATAACACCCCTTTCTGTAGAAAAAAAAGAAGCAAATCGTATTTATTTATCTAATGCTGATAGACAATATTTGGAAGGAGTAAACTCTCAATGGTCAGAACGCTTGAATCAAACCTTGTTATATAACGATTATGCAAGTAATAATGCTGATGTTATTAAAACAATTGATCCTGTATTATTAAAGAATCGATTAGAAAAGCTTAATAATGAAACGCCATTAGACATTGAATATAATGAAGTTGTACAAGCGTATGTTCAAAAGTATCTGAAAATGGGTCCTTGGATGGGAAAAGTGATGGGATTGGCAGAATACTATTTTCCTTTATTTGAAGATAAGTTAGCAAAATATAATATTCCTTTAGAAATTAAATATTTAGCTATTGTAGAATCTACGTTGAATCCAAGAGCAGGTTCCCATAAAGGAGCTATTGGATTATGGCAATTTATTCATTCTACAGGAAAAATGTATGATTTAGAAATCAATTCTTATGTAGATGAGCGAATGGATCCTTTGAAATCTACTGAAGCTGCCTGTCAATACTTAGAACGTCATTATAAAATATATGGAGATTGGGATTTAGTTTTAGCAGCTTATAATTCAGGAGCAGGGAACGTAAATAAAGCGATTAAAAGATCAGGAGGGTATAAGAATTATTGGAATATAAGAAGATACTTACCTCGTGAAACACAAGGGTATATTCCTTCTTTTATTGCGATGACGTATCTCTTTGAATATGCTAAAGAGCATAATTTAAAACCCAGTCGTCTAGATGTGTCGTTTTATGAAACAGATACGGTTTTAGTGAAAAATAAGTTGTCATTTTCAAATGTTTCAAAATTTACCGGTGTTCCATATGAAAAAATTGAATTTTTAAACCCTCAATATAAGAATGATTACATTCCGAGAAAATCGGGTAAGCAATATGCTTTAAGGTTGCCTCAAAGTGATATAAGTAAATTTGTAGGTCAAGAAAATTATATTTATTCAATGACGGCTCAAGCAGAAAGAGCTAAAGAGCAACCAATTGAAAAATCTTCCCCAAAGAAAGAAGAAGCTGGTACTTTTACATTGGTTGAAGTAGAGCGAACTCATCAAGTAAAGGAAAATGAAACGATGGCGATGATTGCAAATCAATATGGTGTAGGGATATCTGATATTATTGCTTGGAATGATTTATCAGGAGCTACAGTTTCTCCAGGTCAAGAATTAACACTTCGTACCAAAATAAAAAAATATAAGGAAACTCCTAAAGTAGTAGAGAATAGTACTTCTTCTAAAGCGACGACACCAACGGTTAAAAAGAAAGCAACATCTACTAAACCTAAAGGAAAAAAACAATATTATACGGTTAAAAAGGGGGATATTTTAGCAAAAATTGCAACTAAATATGGTGTTTCTCAATCAAATATTAAATCATGGAATAAGTTAAAATCCTCAAACTTATATGCAGGACAAAAATTAACGATTTATAGTAATAAAGTTGTAAAAGATAAAATTACACATAAAGTTCGAAAAGGGGAATCATTAGGACTTTTGGCAAGTAAGTATAATGTAAATGTATCCGATATTAAGAATTGGAATAAATTGAAATCCAGTACATTAAAAATTGGTCAAGCTTTAGTGATTTATCCAGGTAAAAAAGGTAAATCAAAATCTACAACTTCATCTAAAGGGAAGAAAACAACTCATACAGTTAAAAAAGGAGAGGTGTTAGGTACTATTGCCAATCGTTATAAGGTGTCTGTTTCCGATTTGAAAAAGTGGAATAATTTACGTTCAAATAATTTAAAAGTAGGTCAAAAATTAATAGTGTATGGAGGGAAATCATCCAGCACATCATCAAAAAAATCAAGTTCTAAAAATAAGAAGGGACCTATTTATCATACAGTAAAAAGTGGTGAGAGTTTGTATACCATTGCTAAGAAATTTCCAGGAATTTCAGCAGATAACATTAAAGCTTTAAATGGATTGAAATCTACTAATTTGAAAGTAGGACAAAAATTATTGATAAAAAAATAA
- a CDS encoding lysophospholipase NTE1 (Intracellular phospholipase B that catalyzes the double deacylation of phosphatidylcholine (PC) to glycerophosphocholine (GroPCho). Plays an important role in membrane lipid homeostasis. Responsible for the rapid PC turnover in response to inositol, elevated temperatures, or when choline is present in the growth medium (By similarity); Belongs to the NTE family; Contains 2 cyclic nucleotide-binding domains; Contains 1 patatin domain.): protein MRFSKVTYTFFFVFLMTLFLGGQEKNDSICPTIGLVLSGGGAKGYAHIGALKVLEKNNIYPDRVGGTSMGAIIGGLYASGYTAEELDSIVYNIDLGEAILSPRKRKMIPFFDKKYAEKYILQLPFDNFKIKMPHAISKGQGTNKVLTTLTRHVHSVNDFEQLSTPFYCIATDLETGDQVILDKGFLAHDILASGAFPTLVAPQEIGGRLLVDGGVVNNFPVKEMRDKGADLVIGVDVQDDNVSREEMKSITKILEQIATLKSQENLEFQKKHTDIFINANVEGYGVTDFDAKKDLIERGVTATENKLDTILKLIPEHCRKPNTFRTIKHDIHKQDSLVVTSIELIGAEHYTSDYLLGKIDIDVPQEIPYNEIVNSIDRLYATGNFSQIDFLVRDDLYGKRIVYQLEEEKSRMYLKFGLHYDNVYKTGFLTNLTVKNIFWKNSFLSTDVILGDKLRFNVNYLIDNGAKPSFGVNYSYRDVEFNGIFDEAKLFDLEYEFRVHNFQAFIQSTLFDRYAFGLGLEYDNIKIKNNSLVVDSDITNLGRNNYFGPYLYTKIDNRDQPNFAKKGVLASAKYKWIVASNDETTSETNSYFKVNSEFNFPINKNFTFKLNGGLGLTLSDEDLPYGQQFYLGGFNEQSLVNYQKFYGYDFMEIRTNNYILLGGNLQYNLFKNHYINGFMNVLSSGKEIKDLSRYDDHFGLGVQYGYNSPLGPLIFNYAFTTETETSTFNIGLGFWF from the coding sequence ATGCGATTTTCAAAAGTTACATATACCTTTTTCTTCGTTTTTTTGATGACTCTTTTTTTAGGGGGACAAGAAAAAAATGATTCTATATGTCCTACTATAGGACTTGTATTAAGTGGTGGTGGAGCAAAAGGATATGCACATATTGGAGCACTTAAAGTATTGGAAAAAAATAATATTTATCCCGATCGAGTTGGAGGTACGAGTATGGGAGCTATTATTGGTGGACTATACGCGTCTGGGTACACTGCGGAAGAATTAGATAGTATTGTATACAATATTGATTTAGGAGAAGCAATTCTTTCTCCTCGTAAACGAAAAATGATTCCTTTTTTTGATAAAAAATATGCCGAGAAATATATTTTGCAATTACCTTTTGATAATTTTAAAATTAAAATGCCCCACGCTATTTCAAAAGGACAAGGAACCAATAAGGTTTTAACTACGTTAACACGGCATGTACATAGTGTAAATGATTTTGAACAGCTGTCTACACCTTTTTACTGTATTGCAACTGATTTAGAAACAGGAGATCAAGTAATTTTAGATAAAGGTTTTTTAGCACATGATATTTTAGCTAGTGGTGCTTTCCCAACTTTAGTTGCTCCTCAGGAAATTGGCGGGAGATTATTGGTAGATGGAGGAGTTGTGAATAATTTTCCTGTGAAAGAAATGCGTGATAAAGGAGCTGATTTAGTTATCGGAGTTGATGTTCAGGATGATAATGTTTCACGTGAAGAAATGAAAAGCATTACAAAAATTTTAGAACAAATTGCGACTTTAAAAAGTCAGGAAAATTTAGAGTTTCAAAAAAAACATACTGATATCTTCATTAATGCCAATGTAGAGGGCTATGGTGTGACCGATTTTGATGCGAAAAAGGATTTAATTGAAAGAGGTGTAACCGCTACTGAAAATAAACTAGATACTATTTTGAAGTTAATTCCAGAGCATTGTAGAAAGCCCAATACTTTTAGAACTATTAAACATGATATTCATAAACAAGATTCTTTAGTCGTAACCTCAATAGAATTGATTGGAGCAGAACATTATACATCAGATTATTTATTGGGTAAGATTGATATTGATGTGCCTCAAGAAATACCATACAATGAAATAGTTAATTCAATTGATCGACTCTATGCTACTGGTAATTTTTCACAAATTGATTTTTTAGTGCGAGATGATTTGTACGGGAAAAGAATTGTATATCAATTAGAAGAAGAAAAAAGTAGAATGTACCTGAAATTTGGACTTCATTATGACAATGTGTACAAAACGGGGTTTTTAACTAATTTAACTGTTAAAAATATTTTTTGGAAGAACTCTTTTTTGTCAACTGACGTTATTTTAGGAGATAAGTTACGATTTAATGTAAATTATTTAATTGATAATGGTGCAAAACCAAGTTTTGGAGTTAATTATTCGTATCGAGATGTAGAGTTTAATGGTATTTTTGACGAAGCAAAACTTTTTGATTTAGAATATGAGTTTAGAGTACATAATTTTCAAGCTTTTATTCAATCTACTTTATTTGATCGTTATGCTTTCGGTTTGGGGTTAGAATATGATAATATTAAGATAAAAAATAATAGCTTAGTTGTAGATTCTGATATTACAAATTTAGGTCGGAATAATTATTTTGGACCTTACCTATACACAAAGATTGATAATAGAGACCAACCTAATTTTGCAAAAAAAGGGGTGTTGGCTAGTGCAAAATACAAATGGATTGTAGCATCTAATGATGAGACAACATCTGAAACCAATTCATATTTTAAAGTAAACTCTGAATTTAATTTCCCAATCAATAAAAATTTCACATTTAAATTAAATGGTGGTCTAGGGTTGACATTATCGGATGAAGATTTGCCTTATGGACAACAATTTTACTTAGGAGGCTTTAATGAGCAATCTTTAGTGAATTATCAAAAGTTCTATGGGTATGATTTTATGGAAATTAGAACAAATAACTATATATTATTAGGAGGTAATCTACAATATAATTTGTTTAAAAATCATTATATTAATGGTTTTATGAATGTTTTAAGTTCAGGAAAAGAAATCAAAGATTTAAGTCGATATGATGATCATTTTGGGTTAGGAGTTCAGTATGGATATAACTCTCCTTTGGGACCTTTAATTTTTAATTATGCTTTTACTACTGAAACAGAAACTAGTACATTTAATATAGGTTTAGGTTTTTGGTTTTAA
- the rnhA|RNASEH1 gene encoding ribonuclease H (Endonuclease that specifically degrades the RNA of RNA- DNA hybrids; Belongs to the RNase H family; Contains 1 RNase H domain.; KEGG: psl:Psta_2497 ribonuclease HI), protein MKILIYTDGSSRGNPGPGGYGILMQVEGTSYIKEFSEGFRKTTNNRMELLAIIVALEKLTKEKQQVLITTDSKYVVNAVEKKWVLGWEKKQFKGKKNPDLWVRFLKVYRKHKVSFQWVKGHNHHPQNERCDFLAVQASKKEVLKIDHYYENLENLNSHTLDL, encoded by the coding sequence ATGAAAATCCTTATTTATACAGATGGTTCATCACGAGGTAATCCAGGTCCGGGAGGTTATGGTATTTTGATGCAAGTTGAAGGGACTTCTTATATAAAGGAGTTTTCAGAAGGCTTTCGAAAAACAACTAATAATCGTATGGAACTTCTTGCTATTATTGTTGCTTTAGAGAAATTGACGAAAGAAAAACAACAAGTTTTAATTACGACAGATTCAAAATATGTTGTGAATGCTGTTGAGAAAAAATGGGTTTTAGGTTGGGAGAAGAAACAATTTAAAGGGAAAAAAAACCCTGATTTATGGGTACGTTTTTTAAAAGTATACCGAAAACATAAGGTGTCTTTTCAATGGGTAAAAGGACATAATCATCACCCTCAAAATGAACGTTGTGATTTTTTAGCTGTTCAAGCAAGTAAAAAAGAGGTGTTAAAGATCGATCATTATTATGAAAATTTAGAGAATTTAAATTCTCATACACTCGATTTATAA